Proteins co-encoded in one Dyella japonica A8 genomic window:
- a CDS encoding FmdB family zinc ribbon protein, with the protein MPIYEFECSSCGHRFDRLQKMSDPDPSVCPACDVAEVKRRLSAPGFRLAGSGWYETDFKKDGDKKRNLAGDSAAPSSGSSGSSSSSSSSSES; encoded by the coding sequence ATGCCTATCTACGAATTCGAATGCAGCAGTTGCGGCCACCGGTTCGACCGCCTGCAGAAGATGTCCGATCCCGATCCGTCGGTTTGCCCGGCCTGTGACGTGGCCGAAGTGAAGCGCCGCCTCAGCGCGCCGGGATTCCGCCTGGCCGGCAGCGGCTGGTACGAAACCGATTTCAAGAAAGACGGCGACAAGAAGCGGAACCTGGCGGGCGACAGCGCCGCGCCCTCGTCGGGTTCTTCCGGTTCATCCAGCTCCTCCAGCTCCTCCAGCGAAAGCTGA
- a CDS encoding histidine phosphatase family protein, whose protein sequence is MIGKHIGIDLLRHGDTGQRSYRGQLDDSLSPLGWSQLRAAIFGRGWDAIVTSPLRRCAEFAQELAGARRVPLRIDPRLAEYHFGQWQGVPIETLAQEQGEALTHFWMNPVAHPPPGGEPFAAFRDRLCAALNDVAEAAQTQRVLVVTHGGVIRLLRCEAEGRDFGEMANIDVPHASLHPLHWAVPQGAQVGT, encoded by the coding sequence ATGATCGGAAAGCACATCGGCATCGACCTGTTGCGCCATGGCGACACCGGGCAGCGCAGCTATCGCGGCCAACTGGACGACAGCCTCAGCCCGCTCGGCTGGAGCCAACTGCGTGCGGCGATCTTCGGGCGCGGCTGGGATGCCATCGTGACCTCGCCGCTGCGCCGTTGTGCGGAATTTGCCCAGGAGCTTGCCGGGGCGCGCCGCGTGCCCCTGCGCATCGATCCGCGCCTGGCCGAGTACCACTTCGGCCAGTGGCAGGGCGTGCCCATTGAAACCCTAGCCCAAGAGCAGGGCGAGGCACTGACGCACTTCTGGATGAACCCGGTGGCCCACCCGCCGCCGGGTGGCGAACCCTTCGCCGCGTTTCGCGATCGCCTGTGCGCGGCATTGAACGACGTGGCCGAGGCGGCGCAGACGCAGCGCGTGCTGGTGGTGACGCACGGCGGCGTGATCAGGCTGCTGCGTTGCGAGGCGGAGGGGCGCGACTTTGGCGAGATGGCCAACATCGATGTGCCGCACGCATCGTTGCATCCGTTGCACTGGGCCGTGCCACAAGGGGCGCAGGTAGGCACGTGA
- a CDS encoding adenosylcobinamide-GDP ribazoletransferase, whose translation MMRGLFAAIGFLTRLPVPASVFDEEGSPSAQLAWYPAVGLLIGGLLWCLAWLLSGAPPLLAAALLLAAWVVLTGALHLDGLADSADAWVGGLGDRERTLTIMKDPRSGPIGVTAVVLVLLLKFAALASLPHPSAVIWVAPLLGRAALTLAFMTTPYVRSGGLGSGLAGESGLACTVALLATTLISLFAGWHGVRALIVAALVFAWWRWTCRRRLGGMTGDTCGALAELTEMAVLVAWAL comes from the coding sequence GTGATGCGGGGGCTGTTCGCCGCCATCGGTTTCCTCACGCGCTTGCCGGTACCGGCGAGCGTGTTCGACGAGGAAGGTTCGCCTTCGGCGCAACTGGCGTGGTATCCGGCGGTGGGGCTGCTGATCGGTGGCCTGCTCTGGTGCCTGGCCTGGCTGTTGTCCGGGGCACCGCCGTTGCTGGCGGCGGCCCTGCTGCTGGCCGCGTGGGTGGTGCTCACCGGCGCGCTGCACCTGGATGGCCTGGCCGACAGCGCGGATGCCTGGGTGGGTGGATTGGGCGATCGCGAGCGCACCCTGACGATCATGAAGGACCCGCGCAGCGGCCCGATCGGCGTCACCGCCGTCGTGCTCGTGCTGCTGCTGAAATTCGCCGCGCTGGCCAGCCTGCCGCATCCCTCGGCGGTGATCTGGGTGGCGCCGCTGCTGGGCCGTGCCGCATTGACCCTGGCTTTCATGACGACGCCTTACGTGCGCAGCGGTGGGCTGGGCAGCGGGCTGGCCGGCGAGTCGGGCCTGGCCTGCACGGTGGCATTGCTGGCGACGACCCTCATCAGCCTGTTTGCCGGCTGGCATGGCGTGCGTGCCCTCATCGTGGCCGCGCTGGTGTTTGCCTGGTGGCGATGGACCTGCCGGCGTCGCCTCGGCGGCATGACCGGCGATACCTGCGGCGCCCTCGCCGAGCTGACGGAGATGGCCGTGCTGGTGGCGTGGGCGCTTTAG
- a CDS encoding YebC/PmpR family DNA-binding transcriptional regulator: MGRGPSIEGRKNAEDAKRAKVFTKLIREITVATRAGVPDPSLNPRLRSAVDKALSANMPKDTIERAIKRGSGADGGAAMEELRYEGYGPGGIALIIDCFTDNPTRTVADVRHALTKHGGNLGTSGSVAFQFARVGELVFATGGDEAAEEKVLEAALEAGADDVVNENGESTVVCAPEHFEAVQQALTAAGLNAQHAGVGMRPSNRVPVPEEALEPLLDLLEKLDGLDDVSEVSHNALLPAEAAS, encoded by the coding sequence ATGGGTAGAGGCCCGTCCATCGAAGGTCGCAAGAACGCCGAAGACGCCAAGCGCGCCAAGGTGTTCACCAAGCTGATCCGCGAAATCACCGTCGCCACCCGTGCCGGCGTGCCCGACCCTTCGCTCAATCCGCGCCTGCGCTCGGCGGTGGACAAGGCGCTGTCGGCCAACATGCCCAAGGACACCATCGAGCGTGCGATCAAGCGCGGCTCGGGTGCCGACGGCGGCGCGGCGATGGAAGAACTGCGCTACGAAGGCTACGGCCCGGGCGGCATCGCGCTCATCATCGACTGCTTCACCGACAACCCGACCCGCACCGTGGCCGACGTGCGCCATGCGCTGACCAAGCACGGCGGCAACCTGGGCACGTCCGGTTCGGTGGCTTTCCAGTTCGCCCGCGTCGGTGAGCTGGTATTCGCCACCGGTGGCGATGAAGCGGCCGAGGAGAAGGTGCTCGAGGCCGCGCTCGAAGCGGGTGCCGACGACGTGGTGAACGAGAACGGCGAAAGCACCGTGGTATGCGCGCCGGAACATTTCGAAGCCGTGCAGCAGGCGCTGACCGCCGCTGGCCTCAACGCACAGCATGCGGGCGTCGGCATGCGCCCGAGCAATCGCGTGCCGGTGCCGGAAGAAGCGCTGGAGCCGCTGCTGGACCTGCTCGAGAAGCTCGACGGCCTGGACGACGTCAGCGAGGTTTCGCATAACGCACTGCTGCCGGCCGAGGCCGCCAGCTGA
- a CDS encoding potassium transporter Kup, whose protein sequence is MTDADTKRRLAALALGAIGVVYGDIGTSPLYTLQTTLSHDGMKPTPESIYGVLSLIFWAQIIVVSLKYVVFIMRADNKGEGGIMALLALALRSVRGDARQRWLLAIIGIFGASLFYGDGVITPAISVLSAVEGVKVAAPNLEHWVVPITAVILFFLFALQRHGTERVGKLFGPVMVVWFIVIALLGANMVVRNPHVLWAINPYYGVKFFFTHGLQAFIALGGVVLALTGAEALYADMGHFGKRPIRLAWFSFVLPALVLNYFGQGALLLDHPEAIDSPFFKLTPAPLLLPMIGLATIATVIASQAVISGAFSMTREAMSLGYSMRMPVVHTSREMSGQIFVPWVNNFLLIMVLAAVLGFRSSDNLSAAYGIAVTGTMTITTILALIVARRQWHWSRLTVIVAGLFLLTIDFSFLGANLIKIEFGGWFPLVLGVGVFIVMTTWRRGRELVVREIKQSGLALQPFIENIAEHPPLRVPGTAVFLTANQAAVPHALLHNLKHNKVLHERNVLLTVEMLETPTADPGERIEITELGGDFYGLALRFGFAEDPNIPRALTICSKKGLPFDMMDTTFFLSRENIIADAKRPGMALWRDKLFAFMARNALPATAFFQIPGNRLIELGAQVEI, encoded by the coding sequence ATGACCGACGCCGATACCAAACGCCGCCTGGCCGCACTCGCGCTTGGCGCGATCGGCGTGGTGTACGGCGACATCGGTACCAGCCCGCTGTACACCTTGCAGACCACGCTCAGCCACGACGGCATGAAGCCGACGCCGGAAAGCATCTATGGCGTGCTGTCGCTCATCTTCTGGGCGCAGATCATCGTGGTGTCGCTGAAGTACGTGGTCTTCATCATGCGCGCGGACAACAAGGGCGAGGGCGGCATCATGGCGCTGCTCGCGCTGGCCCTGCGCAGCGTGCGCGGCGATGCGCGGCAGCGCTGGTTGCTCGCCATCATCGGCATCTTCGGTGCCTCGTTGTTCTACGGTGACGGCGTGATCACGCCAGCCATCTCGGTGTTGTCGGCGGTGGAAGGCGTCAAGGTCGCCGCACCGAACCTCGAGCACTGGGTGGTGCCGATCACCGCCGTGATCTTGTTCTTCCTGTTTGCATTGCAGCGCCATGGCACGGAGCGCGTGGGCAAGCTGTTCGGCCCGGTGATGGTGGTGTGGTTCATCGTCATTGCGCTGCTTGGCGCCAACATGGTGGTGCGCAACCCGCACGTGCTGTGGGCAATCAACCCCTACTACGGCGTGAAGTTCTTCTTTACCCATGGCCTGCAGGCGTTCATCGCGCTGGGCGGCGTGGTGCTGGCATTGACCGGCGCGGAAGCGCTGTATGCCGACATGGGGCACTTCGGCAAGCGCCCGATCCGCCTCGCCTGGTTCAGCTTCGTGCTGCCTGCGCTGGTGCTCAACTATTTTGGTCAGGGCGCGCTGTTGCTCGATCACCCGGAAGCCATCGACAGCCCGTTCTTCAAACTGACGCCGGCGCCGCTGCTGCTGCCGATGATCGGTCTGGCGACCATTGCCACCGTGATCGCGTCGCAAGCGGTGATTTCCGGCGCGTTCTCCATGACCCGTGAAGCGATGTCGCTGGGCTATTCGATGCGCATGCCGGTGGTGCACACCTCGCGCGAGATGTCCGGCCAGATCTTCGTGCCCTGGGTGAACAACTTCCTGCTGATCATGGTGCTGGCCGCGGTGCTGGGCTTCCGCAGCTCGGACAACCTGAGTGCGGCCTACGGCATCGCCGTGACCGGCACCATGACCATCACCACCATCCTTGCCTTGATCGTGGCGCGTCGCCAGTGGCACTGGAGCCGCCTCACCGTCATCGTCGCGGGCCTGTTCCTGTTGACCATCGACTTCTCGTTCCTCGGCGCCAACCTGATCAAGATCGAGTTCGGCGGCTGGTTCCCGCTGGTGCTGGGCGTCGGCGTGTTCATCGTGATGACCACCTGGCGTCGCGGTCGCGAGCTGGTGGTGCGCGAGATCAAGCAGTCGGGCCTGGCGCTGCAGCCCTTCATCGAGAACATCGCTGAGCACCCGCCGCTGCGCGTGCCGGGCACCGCCGTGTTCCTTACCGCCAACCAGGCCGCCGTGCCGCATGCGCTGCTGCACAACCTCAAGCACAACAAGGTGCTGCACGAGCGCAATGTGCTGCTGACCGTGGAAATGCTGGAAACGCCCACGGCCGATCCGGGCGAGCGCATCGAAATCACCGAGCTGGGTGGTGACTTCTATGGCCTGGCCTTGCGTTTCGGCTTCGCGGAAGACCCGAATATTCCGCGCGCGTTGACCATCTGCTCCAAGAAGGGGCTGCCGTTCGACATGATGGACACCACCTTCTTCCTGTCGCGCGAAAACATCATCGCCGACGCCAAGCGGCCGGGCATGGCCTTGTGGCGCGACAAGCTGTTCGCCTTCATGGCCCGCAACGCATTGCCAGCGACGGCGTTCTTCCAGATTCCCGGCAATCGCCTGATCGAGCTGGGCGCCCAGGTCGAAATCTGA
- a CDS encoding esterase/lipase family protein, translating into MTDHVILLHGLWMRGFALLMLHRRMMEAGFRVHRFDYMSVAASQPRILGSLQSRVQELGQDGHVVHLVGHSLGGLLALRACAEGSLPPGRVVCLGSPLKGSAAARRFAGMGRGGEVLLGHNRELLEYGFDRWSGEREVGVIAGRVPLGLGAMIGQFAGDNDGCVTVDETCLPGIADHCAIETNHTGLLFSQEAARQVTLFLQQGRFNHSGA; encoded by the coding sequence ATGACCGACCACGTCATTCTCCTGCACGGCCTGTGGATGCGCGGTTTCGCGCTCCTCATGCTGCACCGGCGGATGATGGAGGCCGGCTTTCGCGTCCATCGCTTCGACTACATGAGCGTGGCCGCGTCGCAGCCGCGCATCCTGGGCAGCTTGCAGTCGCGGGTGCAGGAGCTGGGGCAGGATGGGCATGTCGTGCATCTTGTCGGGCACAGCCTCGGCGGTTTGCTGGCCCTGCGCGCCTGCGCCGAAGGTTCCCTGCCACCCGGGCGTGTCGTCTGCCTGGGCTCGCCGCTCAAGGGCAGTGCCGCCGCGCGCCGCTTTGCGGGCATGGGGCGGGGTGGCGAGGTGCTGCTGGGCCACAATCGCGAGTTGCTGGAATACGGCTTCGACCGCTGGAGCGGCGAGCGCGAGGTCGGGGTGATCGCGGGCCGCGTCCCGCTGGGCCTGGGCGCGATGATCGGCCAGTTCGCCGGTGACAATGACGGTTGCGTGACGGTGGACGAGACCTGCCTGCCGGGCATCGCCGACCACTGCGCCATCGAAACCAACCATACGGGCCTGCTGTTTTCGCAGGAGGCCGCGCGACAGGTGACGCTGTTCCTTCAGCAGGGCCGGTTCAACCATTCCGGGGCCTGA
- the ruvC gene encoding crossover junction endodeoxyribonuclease RuvC, producing MTRIIGIDPGSQRTGVGIIDVDASGRLSHVFHGALAVAGEATFPLRLKRIFDELCDIIAAHRPDECGVERVFMARNADSALKLGQARGAAICAVVSQGIAVHEYAATEVKQAVVGSGRGDKTQVQHMIGVLLGLKGPLQADAADALAIAVTHAHTRASLARVGIPRTAWRRR from the coding sequence ATGACCCGCATCATCGGCATTGACCCGGGCAGCCAGCGCACCGGTGTCGGCATCATCGATGTCGACGCCAGTGGCAGGCTGTCCCATGTGTTCCATGGCGCGCTGGCAGTGGCTGGCGAGGCCACTTTTCCGCTGCGCCTGAAACGCATATTTGACGAGCTGTGTGACATCATCGCCGCCCATCGGCCGGACGAGTGCGGCGTGGAGCGCGTGTTCATGGCGCGCAACGCGGACTCGGCATTGAAGCTGGGGCAGGCGAGGGGCGCCGCGATCTGCGCGGTGGTCAGCCAGGGGATCGCGGTGCACGAGTACGCAGCGACGGAAGTCAAACAGGCCGTGGTCGGCAGTGGTCGCGGCGACAAGACCCAGGTGCAGCACATGATCGGCGTTCTGCTCGGACTCAAGGGGCCCCTGCAGGCCGACGCGGCGGACGCACTGGCCATTGCGGTGACCCACGCACACACCCGTGCGAGCCTCGCGCGCGTTGGCATTCCCCGTACCGCCTGGAGGCGTCGATGA
- a CDS encoding DUF3011 domain-containing protein → MGVATGLLAGLMWVVAPVAHAQGRDVVRCGSEDGRFQRCGVPWRDAEIIRQESNSPCTRGETWGVDRGGLWVDRGCRGQFVEMGRGGYRPPDSGYYPPSNGGYYPPPGYGPPPGYRPPDNGWRPGPDWDREIRFQCESNDHRYQFCQVDVGGRGDVRLLRQLSGTDCEEGYNWGWNRAGVWVSKGCRGLFSVNRRW, encoded by the coding sequence ATGGGTGTCGCGACGGGCCTGCTGGCGGGCCTGATGTGGGTCGTCGCACCGGTCGCCCATGCGCAGGGGCGGGACGTGGTCCGCTGCGGCAGCGAAGATGGCCGCTTCCAGCGTTGCGGGGTGCCCTGGCGTGACGCGGAAATCATCCGCCAGGAATCGAACAGCCCGTGCACGCGCGGGGAAACCTGGGGCGTCGATCGCGGTGGCCTGTGGGTGGACCGCGGTTGCCGCGGCCAGTTCGTCGAGATGGGGCGCGGCGGTTACCGTCCGCCGGATAGCGGGTATTACCCACCTTCGAACGGCGGCTATTACCCGCCGCCGGGCTATGGCCCTCCGCCGGGTTACCGCCCGCCGGACAACGGCTGGCGGCCGGGCCCTGACTGGGATCGCGAGATCCGTTTCCAGTGCGAAAGCAACGACCACCGCTACCAGTTCTGCCAGGTGGACGTGGGCGGGCGCGGCGACGTGCGCCTGCTCAGGCAGCTTTCCGGCACGGATTGCGAGGAGGGCTACAACTGGGGCTGGAACCGCGCCGGCGTGTGGGTTTCCAAGGGCTGCCGCGGCCTGTTTTCGGTGAATCGCCGCTGGTAA
- the aspS gene encoding aspartate--tRNA ligase, producing MRTHYCGLIDEALVGQTVTLCGWVNTLRLQSHVAFVDLRDHEGLAQVVIERENADAFAVANEIGNEYCLRVTGTIRKRLSVNDKLRTGTVELLADKVEILNAAKDLPFALHENPNEDMRMTYRYLDLRRPEMQKMMRTRIKLVQALRRYLDARGFQDIETPILTKATPEGARDYLVPSRVHAGQFYALPQSPQLFKQILMMAGFDRYYQIARCFRDEDLRADRQPEFTQLDLEFAFVEEKDVQDFVEALIRHVFKEVVSVELDDVFPRMTWAEAMRRFGSDKPDLRIALELVDIADAVKHVEFKVFAEPANAQNGRVAALRVPGGATFTRKEIDQLTEYVAKYGAKGLAWLRVDDLSKGRDGINSPVAKFLDDKALEGVLKLTGAESGDMVFFGAGTWKAVTDFMGALRLKVGKDRGMVENTWKPLWVTDFPMFEYDEEEKRFVALHHPFTAPKVDDVADLRANAAIAVSRGYDMVLNGNEIGGGSIRIHRPDMQSTVFDLLGIGPEEAEAKFGFLLKALKFGAPPHGGLAFGIDRIAALMAGTESIRDVIAFPKTTSAQDLMTDAPSLVSDAQLKELHVKVAVEAKPA from the coding sequence ATGCGCACGCATTACTGCGGCCTCATCGATGAGGCACTGGTCGGTCAGACCGTCACCCTTTGTGGCTGGGTCAACACCCTTCGCTTGCAGAGCCACGTGGCTTTCGTCGACCTGCGCGACCACGAGGGCCTTGCCCAGGTGGTGATCGAGCGCGAGAACGCCGACGCGTTCGCCGTGGCCAACGAGATCGGCAACGAATACTGCCTGCGCGTCACCGGCACCATTCGCAAGCGCCTGTCGGTGAACGACAAGCTGCGCACCGGCACGGTGGAGCTGCTGGCCGACAAGGTCGAGATCCTCAACGCCGCGAAGGACCTGCCGTTCGCGCTGCACGAGAATCCCAACGAGGACATGCGGATGACCTACCGCTACCTCGACCTGCGCCGCCCCGAGATGCAGAAGATGATGCGCACGCGCATCAAGCTGGTGCAGGCGCTGCGCCGCTACCTGGACGCGCGCGGCTTCCAGGACATCGAAACGCCCATCCTCACCAAGGCCACGCCCGAAGGCGCGCGCGACTACCTGGTGCCCAGCCGCGTGCATGCGGGCCAGTTCTACGCGCTGCCGCAGTCGCCGCAGCTGTTCAAGCAGATCCTGATGATGGCCGGCTTCGACCGCTACTATCAGATCGCCCGCTGCTTCCGCGACGAAGACCTGCGCGCCGACCGCCAGCCGGAATTCACCCAGCTCGACCTTGAGTTCGCCTTCGTCGAAGAGAAGGACGTGCAGGATTTCGTCGAGGCACTGATCCGCCATGTCTTCAAGGAAGTGGTGAGCGTCGAGCTCGACGACGTGTTCCCGCGCATGACCTGGGCCGAAGCCATGCGTCGCTTCGGTTCGGACAAGCCGGACCTGCGCATTGCGCTCGAGCTGGTCGACATCGCCGACGCCGTGAAGCATGTGGAGTTCAAGGTGTTCGCCGAACCGGCCAACGCCCAGAACGGCCGCGTCGCCGCGCTGCGCGTGCCGGGCGGCGCCACCTTCACCCGCAAGGAAATCGACCAGCTCACCGAATACGTCGCCAAGTACGGCGCGAAGGGCCTGGCCTGGCTGCGCGTGGACGATCTGTCCAAGGGCCGCGACGGCATCAACTCGCCGGTGGCCAAGTTCCTCGACGACAAGGCGCTGGAAGGGGTGCTCAAGCTCACCGGCGCCGAGAGCGGCGACATGGTGTTCTTCGGCGCGGGCACCTGGAAGGCCGTCACCGATTTCATGGGCGCCCTGCGCCTGAAGGTCGGCAAGGACCGCGGCATGGTGGAAAACACCTGGAAGCCGCTGTGGGTCACCGACTTCCCGATGTTCGAGTACGACGAGGAAGAGAAGCGCTTCGTCGCCCTGCATCACCCGTTCACCGCGCCGAAGGTGGACGACGTCGCCGACCTGCGCGCCAACGCCGCCATCGCGGTGAGCCGCGGCTACGACATGGTGCTCAACGGCAACGAGATCGGCGGCGGCTCCATCCGTATCCATCGCCCGGATATGCAGAGCACGGTGTTCGACCTGCTCGGCATCGGCCCGGAAGAGGCGGAGGCCAAGTTCGGCTTCCTGCTCAAGGCGCTGAAGTTCGGCGCGCCGCCGCACGGTGGCCTGGCCTTCGGCATCGACCGCATCGCCGCGCTGATGGCCGGCACCGAGTCGATCCGCGACGTGATCGCCTTCCCCAAGACCACCAGCGCGCAGGATCTGATGACGGATGCACCGTCGTTGGTGAGCGATGCGCAGCTCAAGGAGCTGCACGTGAAGGTGGCGGTGGAAGCCAAGCCGGCTTGA
- the ruvA gene encoding Holliday junction branch migration protein RuvA gives MIGRLRGTLVSKQPPWLMVEVGGVGYELEAPMSTIYDLPATGKEVTLLTHYAVKEDSVALYGFLHEAERTLFRNLQKVSGIGAKIALAVLSGVSTGDFARLVQAGDVVALTKIPGIGKKTAERMVVELRDRVDGLGTTLPGAHPATNGAPLDPAGEATVALQQLGYKPAEVTRLVQKVAAEGDSAEAIIRKALRAALGN, from the coding sequence ATGATCGGTCGTTTGCGCGGCACCCTCGTTTCCAAGCAGCCACCGTGGCTGATGGTGGAAGTGGGCGGCGTGGGGTACGAACTCGAAGCACCCATGTCCACCATCTACGACCTGCCGGCGACCGGCAAGGAAGTGACCCTGCTCACGCATTACGCCGTGAAGGAAGACAGCGTCGCGCTGTACGGTTTCCTGCACGAAGCCGAGCGCACCCTGTTCCGCAACCTGCAGAAGGTGAGCGGCATTGGCGCGAAGATCGCGCTGGCCGTGCTGTCGGGCGTATCCACCGGCGATTTTGCGCGCCTCGTGCAGGCGGGCGACGTGGTGGCGCTGACCAAGATCCCGGGCATCGGCAAGAAGACGGCCGAACGCATGGTGGTCGAGCTGCGCGATCGTGTGGATGGCCTGGGCACCACCTTGCCAGGCGCGCATCCGGCGACGAATGGCGCGCCGCTCGATCCGGCCGGCGAAGCCACCGTCGCGCTGCAACAGCTTGGCTACAAGCCAGCCGAAGTCACCCGTCTGGTGCAGAAGGTCGCCGCCGAAGGCGACAGCGCCGAAGCCATCATCCGCAAGGCGCTGCGCGCCGCACTAGGGAACTGA